A genomic segment from Polyangium mundeleinium encodes:
- a CDS encoding type VI secretion system Vgr family protein — MPDDLVHLRIESDDFPCDDLQVFELSGRESLGKLFSFSIGVASTKPPGLDLALVEGATATLVFETQGQDVRRIHGMIAEIRDRIDTEPETRSYYLELVPRAHRLSLVRTQEIFMELSVPEIIQKKLELVGLGGDDVEMRLTATYPKREFVVQYKETDLAFVSRLAEHEGITFFFEHEGDRDKIVFTDDNQGFPMAPGHEHAAFRARGERRDIFHIEATTRLVPRAHVVHDYNYRIPLVDPTGSADAPSGLGGGLVEYGAHCKTPVEAVRLAKIRAEETEATHRVFGLESDLGWVRAAGRFTLEGHPKLGDASFLVTEIEHTARQPVALFGGKQEVPYTNTFRAIEGTIPFRPARVTPKPQIHGVVNGVIAHEMEGTESLFARLDDEGRYLVRMMFDTSQTGDRQFVSRRIRMAQPHSGQNYGHHHPLKPGTEVLIGFVDGDPDRPIILHTVPNPITPSPVAANCAPAHRIKTATGILIEMKDAFIVSGGG, encoded by the coding sequence ATGCCCGACGACCTCGTCCACCTCCGGATCGAGTCCGATGATTTCCCCTGCGACGATTTGCAGGTTTTCGAGCTTTCGGGCCGCGAATCGCTCGGAAAGCTCTTCTCCTTCTCCATCGGCGTTGCCAGCACGAAGCCTCCGGGCCTCGACCTCGCCCTCGTCGAGGGCGCGACGGCGACGCTCGTATTCGAAACACAGGGCCAGGACGTACGACGCATCCACGGCATGATCGCCGAGATCCGCGATCGTATCGACACCGAGCCCGAGACCCGTTCGTACTACCTAGAGCTCGTCCCGCGCGCGCATCGCCTCTCGCTCGTGCGCACGCAGGAGATCTTCATGGAGCTCTCGGTCCCCGAGATCATCCAGAAGAAACTCGAGCTCGTGGGGCTCGGCGGGGACGACGTGGAGATGCGGCTCACCGCGACGTACCCGAAGCGCGAGTTCGTCGTGCAGTACAAGGAGACCGACCTCGCGTTCGTCTCGCGCCTCGCCGAGCACGAGGGCATCACGTTTTTCTTCGAGCACGAGGGCGACCGCGACAAGATCGTCTTCACGGACGACAACCAGGGTTTTCCCATGGCGCCGGGGCACGAGCACGCGGCGTTCCGGGCGCGCGGCGAGCGCCGCGACATCTTCCACATCGAGGCGACGACCCGCCTCGTGCCCCGGGCCCACGTGGTGCACGATTACAACTATCGTATACCGCTCGTCGATCCCACGGGCAGCGCCGACGCGCCGTCCGGGCTCGGGGGTGGCCTCGTCGAGTACGGCGCGCATTGCAAGACGCCCGTCGAGGCCGTGCGGCTCGCGAAGATCCGCGCCGAGGAGACCGAGGCGACGCATCGCGTCTTTGGCCTGGAGAGTGATCTCGGCTGGGTCCGCGCGGCCGGGCGCTTCACGCTCGAAGGGCACCCCAAGCTTGGCGACGCGAGTTTCCTCGTCACGGAAATCGAGCACACGGCGCGCCAGCCGGTGGCCCTCTTCGGCGGCAAGCAAGAAGTCCCGTACACGAACACCTTCCGCGCCATCGAGGGAACCATTCCGTTCCGGCCCGCGCGCGTCACGCCGAAGCCTCAAATCCACGGCGTTGTCAATGGCGTTATCGCGCATGAGATGGAAGGCACCGAGAGCCTCTTTGCGCGCCTCGATGACGAGGGCCGTTACCTCGTCCGCATGATGTTCGACACGTCGCAAACGGGCGACCGACAATTCGTCTCACGCCGCATTCGTATGGCGCAGCCGCACTCCGGCCAGAACTACGGGCATCATCATCCCTTGAAGCCTGGGACCGAGGTCCTCATCGGCTTCGTCGACGGGGATCCCGATCGGCCCATCATCTTGCATACCGTTCCGAACCCGATCACGCCCTCGCCTGTTGCGGCGAATTGCGCGCCTGCGCACCGCATCAAGACGGCGACGGGCATTCTGATCGAGATGAAGGATGCGTTCATCGTGAGCGGCGGCGGATGA
- a CDS encoding DUF3540 domain-containing protein produces MSNVARLRIEETADKGLYLGPATVAAVRPAEIEVDLPKGGKVHARLALAYAYEPIPGDEVLVIGNAEGHWIIGVVHARGPAVLHFPADAELRAGGTLRIAADRGVEIASPELSVTSKKIRTIASEVVQAFTTVRQRVTELLSVQAGQTHTVVEGSMHSQAKSATILTEEKVSINGKEVHLG; encoded by the coding sequence ATGTCGAACGTGGCGCGATTGCGTATCGAAGAAACCGCGGACAAGGGCCTCTACCTCGGCCCAGCGACGGTCGCGGCCGTTCGCCCCGCTGAAATCGAGGTCGACCTCCCGAAGGGCGGCAAGGTCCACGCGCGCCTCGCCCTCGCGTATGCGTACGAGCCCATCCCCGGCGACGAGGTGCTCGTCATTGGGAACGCCGAGGGGCACTGGATCATCGGCGTCGTACACGCCCGGGGCCCCGCGGTCCTGCATTTCCCCGCCGACGCAGAGCTCCGCGCCGGAGGGACGCTCCGGATCGCCGCGGATCGCGGGGTCGAGATCGCCTCGCCCGAGCTCTCCGTGACGTCGAAGAAGATTCGCACGATCGCCTCCGAGGTCGTCCAGGCGTTCACCACGGTGCGCCAGCGCGTCACAGAGCTCCTCAGTGTGCAAGCAGGACAAACGCACACGGTCGTCGAGGGCTCGATGCATTCGCAGGCAAAGAGCGCGACGATTCTCACCGAGGAAAAAGTCTCGATCAACGGCAAGGAAGTCCACCTGGGCTAG
- a CDS encoding pentapeptide repeat-containing protein has product MSPAELAARLRSGESFEGKTLDGVDLRGQDLGAAKLAKAKLRGVRLDGASLRGANLEEAEVIDTSLESANLEGALLKDAKFLRVSFAGASLAMADLRRAVLPRANLTRARLWKTDFSEAVLEGVNLAGADLEGAVFHRTVLLGANLTDANLHGVRMVETVLARARLVRANLDGATLDVVLFHDADLRGATLPKVLGKCQLDRAILSKLDRNREDGTVLPAEAGEADRADLAGKDLFFASLRGICLRDARLAGANLEMADLSGGDLTGADLTGANLKRAILPGAKLGLVNLAGQDLEMTTLTDADLSGASLEGARLVMTQLDRAILAGTVLSHAFLWGASVREASLEGAKLERTTFKTVDFGEMDLRNLRLAGLSMHRCSFLKSNLRGMNLAGCDFTHADFTDADLTGAKLTNATATQACFSRTRLETADLTGLQAKGAFFGDAAAAGARFTGGRLRHATFTGAEAGFAHFGGADLRETLWVRSKAKGAIFGGAKLTHADLSHADVREADFSTANLSHANLHNVRDSGALFGGANVLGVRRTDLDRLEAEAYRPPPREGT; this is encoded by the coding sequence GTGAGCCCGGCCGAGCTTGCTGCGCGCCTCCGATCGGGCGAGAGCTTCGAGGGCAAGACCCTCGACGGCGTGGATCTGCGCGGCCAGGACCTCGGCGCCGCGAAGCTCGCGAAGGCCAAGCTCCGGGGCGTGCGGCTCGACGGCGCTTCCCTGCGTGGCGCAAACCTCGAAGAGGCCGAGGTCATCGACACCTCGCTCGAAAGTGCGAATCTCGAAGGCGCGCTCCTCAAAGACGCCAAATTCCTTCGCGTGAGCTTCGCGGGCGCGAGCCTCGCCATGGCCGACCTGCGCCGCGCCGTCCTGCCGCGGGCGAACCTCACGCGGGCGCGGCTCTGGAAGACGGATTTCTCGGAGGCCGTGCTCGAAGGCGTGAACCTCGCGGGCGCGGATCTCGAAGGCGCCGTCTTCCACCGCACGGTGTTGCTCGGGGCAAACCTCACGGACGCGAACCTGCACGGCGTTCGCATGGTGGAGACCGTCCTCGCGCGCGCGCGGCTCGTCCGGGCAAACCTCGACGGCGCGACGCTCGACGTGGTGCTCTTCCACGATGCCGATCTGCGGGGCGCGACATTGCCCAAGGTCCTCGGCAAATGCCAGCTCGACCGAGCGATCCTGAGCAAGCTCGATCGGAATCGCGAGGATGGAACCGTGCTCCCGGCCGAGGCGGGTGAGGCCGATCGCGCGGATCTCGCAGGCAAGGACCTCTTCTTCGCCTCGCTGCGGGGCATCTGCTTGCGCGACGCGCGCCTCGCGGGGGCGAACCTCGAAATGGCGGACCTGTCGGGCGGCGATCTCACCGGCGCGGATCTCACCGGCGCGAATTTGAAGCGCGCGATCCTCCCGGGCGCCAAGCTCGGCCTCGTCAACCTCGCGGGGCAGGACCTCGAAATGACGACGCTCACCGACGCCGATCTCTCGGGCGCGAGCCTCGAAGGCGCGCGGCTCGTGATGACCCAGCTCGATCGGGCCATCCTCGCGGGGACGGTCCTCTCGCACGCATTCTTGTGGGGCGCGAGCGTCCGCGAGGCGAGCCTCGAAGGCGCGAAGCTCGAGCGGACCACGTTCAAGACCGTCGATTTCGGCGAGATGGACCTCCGGAACCTGCGCCTCGCCGGCCTCTCCATGCACCGCTGCTCGTTTCTCAAGTCGAACCTCCGCGGCATGAACCTCGCCGGCTGCGATTTTACGCACGCCGATTTCACGGACGCGGATCTGACGGGCGCGAAGCTCACGAACGCCACGGCCACGCAGGCCTGTTTTTCGCGCACGCGGCTCGAAACAGCCGACCTCACGGGATTGCAAGCAAAGGGCGCGTTTTTCGGGGACGCCGCGGCCGCGGGGGCGCGCTTCACCGGCGGGCGGCTCCGGCACGCGACATTCACGGGCGCAGAAGCCGGCTTCGCCCATTTTGGCGGCGCGGATCTGCGCGAGACGCTCTGGGTGCGCTCGAAGGCAAAAGGTGCGATCTTCGGCGGCGCGAAGCTCACCCACGCGGATCTCTCCCACGCCGACGTGCGCGAGGCCGATTTCTCGACGGCGAACCTCTCCCACGCCAACCTGCACAACGTCCGGGACTCGGGCGCGCTCTTCGGCGGCGCCAACGTTCTCGGCGTCCGCCGCACCGATCTCGATAGGCTCGAAGCGGAGGCCTACAGGCCCCCGCCGCGCGAAGGAACCTGA
- a CDS encoding COMM domain-containing protein gives MTLPLFCLGGKPAPEAIVDDLKTLARLPERARARFWDALGPALPDPLPASVEATLDTFARAFEAPPDDLARALKASRFLVREACARGLDRARFEEDVVRLAGGPLSPEAAVIAPILLSRYDAVRVSLGAAAFRDTLTDHGVVLESIEWRLDAVLASSRGDAGAAKIAVLTLGYRDGDQKDRITLHLSPEKLDELRRACERMSS, from the coding sequence ATGACGCTTCCTTTGTTTTGCCTCGGCGGCAAGCCTGCGCCGGAGGCGATCGTGGACGATCTCAAGACCCTCGCGCGGCTGCCCGAGCGGGCCCGCGCCCGATTTTGGGATGCGCTCGGCCCGGCGTTACCCGATCCTTTGCCCGCCTCGGTCGAGGCCACGCTCGATACCTTCGCGCGGGCCTTCGAGGCGCCGCCGGACGATCTCGCGCGCGCGCTCAAGGCCTCGCGTTTCCTCGTGCGCGAGGCGTGCGCGCGAGGCCTCGATCGCGCGCGATTCGAAGAGGACGTGGTGCGCCTCGCGGGCGGCCCGCTCTCGCCGGAGGCCGCGGTGATCGCGCCGATTTTGCTCTCGCGGTATGACGCGGTGCGCGTGAGCCTCGGGGCGGCTGCGTTCCGGGATACGCTCACCGATCACGGCGTGGTCCTCGAATCGATCGAATGGCGGCTCGACGCGGTCCTCGCTTCGAGCCGCGGCGATGCGGGGGCCGCGAAGATCGCGGTCCTCACCCTCGGCTACCGCGACGGGGATCAAAAAGATCGCATCACGCTGCATCTTTCGCCCGAGAAGCTCGACGAGCTCCGGCGCGCGTGCGAGCGCATGTCGAGCTGA
- a CDS encoding S41 family peptidase: MLPASNRGVGMNFGFPDVCLTPTPVGPVPIPYPNIAMNAQASVFSPIVKVSGVHALNLGSIIAMTSGDEPGTAHWTVKGPGKYIMGNPVVFVDRMPAINLTCPTMGNTGNNALGAVVVPSAVNVFYTYAHSPAAASPDSVSAARAAALGDAILGRAGTTPLTAAMLDDGIGYVRVAVVTTDITSRFHMAARKLALEGAQALVLDLAGCPGGDLDALIAWAATFLDEGAEIVRIEDAEGDELVHRAHLPASYTMPLVVLVDGGTGSAAEILAAALKAHGRALVVGQRTHGKGSAQRLVPGEEDSFAYRTAAHCTGPGGIAIDGVGVEPDIVLEGDFGPAWLAAACDAARARLS; encoded by the coding sequence ATGCTCCCTGCATCGAACCGCGGCGTCGGGATGAATTTCGGGTTTCCGGACGTGTGCCTCACGCCCACCCCGGTCGGCCCCGTCCCCATTCCGTACCCGAACATCGCGATGAACGCGCAGGCCTCGGTGTTCTCGCCGATCGTCAAGGTCTCGGGCGTCCACGCGCTGAACCTCGGGTCGATCATCGCGATGACCTCCGGTGATGAACCCGGCACGGCGCACTGGACCGTCAAGGGCCCGGGCAAATACATCATGGGCAATCCGGTCGTGTTCGTCGACAGGATGCCCGCGATCAACCTGACCTGTCCGACGATGGGGAACACCGGGAACAACGCCCTCGGCGCGGTCGTCGTCCCGAGCGCCGTGAACGTGTTTTACACGTACGCACATTCGCCCGCCGCGGCTTCGCCGGACAGCGTCTCGGCCGCGCGCGCCGCAGCCCTCGGCGATGCCATCCTCGGCCGCGCAGGCACCACGCCGCTCACGGCCGCGATGCTCGACGACGGGATCGGATACGTGCGGGTCGCAGTCGTCACGACGGACATCACGAGCCGCTTTCACATGGCAGCGCGCAAGCTCGCATTGGAAGGCGCGCAGGCGCTCGTCCTCGATCTCGCGGGCTGTCCGGGCGGGGACCTCGACGCGCTCATCGCGTGGGCGGCGACGTTCCTCGACGAAGGCGCGGAGATCGTCCGGATCGAGGACGCCGAAGGGGACGAGCTCGTCCACCGTGCCCACTTGCCTGCATCGTACACGATGCCCCTCGTCGTGCTCGTCGACGGCGGGACCGGCTCCGCAGCGGAGATCCTCGCCGCAGCCCTGAAGGCGCATGGTCGCGCGCTCGTCGTCGGCCAGCGGACGCACGGAAAAGGCAGCGCGCAGCGCCTCGTCCCCGGGGAAGAGGATTCGTTCGCCTATCGCACGGCCGCGCATTGCACCGGGCCGGGCGGGATTGCGATCGACGGCGTCGGCGTCGAGCCGGATATCGTGCTCGAAGGCGACTTCGGCCCCGCATGGCTCGCGGCCGCGTGCGACGCGGCCCGCGCCCGCCTGTCCTGA
- a CDS encoding DUF2169 family type VI secretion system accessory protein, translated as MLRKNLTPFLVGTKLTSRRPPQPEMTVVVRATYAVGPGGALTVVEETIDQRFLSGETFVDGDDDRTGESLFPSDFADYKLNAEVFFKGHCHAAGGVPLTECLVRFAVGAWSKTLRVVGRRAWSDKLPGAVPSAPLGFTKMPLTWANAFGGSGFPDNPVGKGLGDELPSVEYPDVPVRNRGDRPIPAGFGPVSPFWPARAGKLGKDYGKTWQDKRSPFYAEDLDWTHFHAAPPDQQLPGYLRGDEELLFQNLSATEPTLRMRLPGTRVRAFVHDDAGRFREVPMSLDTLLADLDRNVLELTFRGIVEVREHDFEDVRTMLVAQEQLGTKPLPEAHYRDILLAFEKDPVGLAAVMPPDFADVIARAEAERRGELPPLRADLDPVSAKLDQKLGAFGAGMVAEVGKSIAGAREKTKEHRDIEPELAKAAQSLDDAPPSMTIRKPGVLPPLGLRKSMRGMLEEATRIRKSLSDKDISADERAKIEKKIVELEAVPHDPRWKEMDPAYSPPTGPVSTDEPGPGRDLSEQDLTGRDLRGLDLRGVNLEGAILTRADLSGADLSGANLRDAVLFKTNLEGARLVSADLRRANLARVRAKHADFTRASLETAFFEDGDLEGAMLAHASGPYVVFTRTNLVGARAEGADFERADFTEAILDGASFERASLVSALLSRVRGRKARLTGARIGGASFHDAHLVLASLADTSGEKVLLEGANLEDADLSHADLPGSHFTRVSATAASFVRANLPGARFYKAKFDGVDATQANFFQADFSRALVSRTKFVKANLYESNFTAAQGKDADFNGANLKQSTLERGA; from the coding sequence ATGCTCCGGAAAAACCTCACCCCCTTCCTCGTCGGGACGAAGCTCACCTCGCGGCGCCCGCCGCAGCCGGAGATGACCGTCGTCGTCCGCGCGACGTACGCCGTGGGGCCCGGCGGCGCGCTCACGGTCGTCGAGGAGACGATCGATCAGCGGTTTCTCTCGGGAGAGACGTTCGTCGATGGTGACGACGACCGCACGGGAGAAAGCCTCTTCCCCAGCGACTTCGCCGATTACAAGCTGAACGCCGAGGTCTTCTTCAAGGGCCATTGCCACGCAGCCGGCGGCGTCCCGCTCACCGAATGCCTCGTCCGGTTCGCCGTCGGCGCCTGGTCGAAGACGTTGCGCGTCGTCGGGCGGCGCGCCTGGTCCGACAAACTCCCCGGCGCCGTCCCCTCGGCCCCGCTCGGCTTCACGAAGATGCCGCTCACCTGGGCGAACGCGTTCGGCGGTTCTGGTTTTCCGGACAACCCCGTCGGCAAGGGGCTCGGCGACGAGCTGCCGAGCGTCGAATACCCCGATGTACCGGTCCGGAACCGCGGGGATCGCCCGATTCCGGCAGGGTTCGGCCCGGTGAGCCCCTTCTGGCCCGCCCGCGCGGGCAAGCTCGGCAAGGACTACGGAAAAACCTGGCAGGACAAACGATCGCCGTTTTACGCAGAGGATCTCGACTGGACGCACTTCCACGCCGCGCCCCCGGATCAGCAGCTCCCCGGGTATCTGCGCGGCGACGAGGAGCTCCTCTTCCAGAACCTCTCCGCCACGGAGCCCACGCTGCGCATGCGCCTGCCCGGCACGCGCGTCCGCGCCTTCGTGCACGACGACGCCGGCCGCTTCCGCGAGGTGCCGATGTCGCTCGACACCTTGCTCGCCGACCTCGATCGCAACGTCCTCGAATTGACGTTCCGCGGCATCGTCGAGGTGCGCGAGCACGATTTCGAGGACGTACGCACGATGCTCGTCGCCCAGGAGCAGCTCGGCACGAAGCCTTTGCCCGAGGCCCATTACCGAGACATCCTCCTCGCCTTCGAGAAGGACCCGGTCGGGCTCGCTGCAGTCATGCCGCCCGATTTCGCCGACGTCATCGCCCGCGCGGAGGCCGAGCGACGCGGCGAGCTGCCCCCGTTGCGCGCGGACCTCGACCCCGTCTCGGCGAAGCTCGATCAGAAGCTCGGCGCGTTCGGCGCGGGCATGGTCGCGGAGGTTGGCAAGAGCATCGCGGGGGCGCGCGAGAAGACCAAGGAGCACCGCGATATCGAGCCCGAGCTCGCGAAGGCGGCGCAATCGCTCGACGACGCGCCGCCCTCCATGACGATCCGGAAGCCCGGCGTCCTGCCGCCGCTCGGCTTGCGCAAGAGCATGCGTGGCATGCTCGAAGAGGCCACGCGCATCCGGAAGAGCCTCTCGGACAAGGACATCTCCGCAGACGAACGCGCGAAGATCGAAAAGAAGATCGTCGAGCTCGAGGCCGTCCCGCACGACCCGCGCTGGAAGGAGATGGATCCCGCCTACAGCCCGCCCACGGGCCCCGTCTCGACGGACGAACCCGGGCCGGGGCGCGATCTCTCCGAGCAGGACCTCACGGGGCGGGATCTGCGGGGCCTCGATTTGCGCGGCGTGAACCTCGAAGGCGCGATCCTCACGCGCGCCGACCTCTCCGGCGCCGACCTCTCGGGGGCGAACCTGCGTGACGCCGTGCTTTTCAAGACAAACCTCGAAGGGGCGCGCCTCGTTTCGGCGGACCTCCGGCGCGCGAACCTCGCGCGTGTCCGCGCCAAGCATGCCGATTTCACCCGCGCCTCCCTGGAAACGGCCTTTTTCGAGGACGGCGACCTCGAGGGCGCCATGCTCGCGCACGCGAGCGGCCCGTATGTGGTGTTCACCCGGACAAACCTCGTGGGCGCCCGCGCTGAAGGGGCCGATTTCGAGCGCGCTGATTTCACGGAGGCGATCCTCGATGGCGCCTCCTTCGAGCGCGCCTCGCTCGTCTCCGCGCTCTTGTCGCGCGTCCGCGGCCGGAAGGCGCGGCTCACGGGCGCGCGTATTGGAGGCGCGAGCTTCCACGACGCGCACCTCGTGCTCGCCTCGCTCGCGGACACCTCCGGCGAGAAGGTCCTCCTCGAAGGCGCGAACCTCGAAGACGCCGACCTCTCCCACGCCGATCTCCCCGGCTCCCACTTCACCCGCGTCTCCGCCACCGCGGCCTCGTTCGTCCGGGCGAACCTCCCGGGGGCTCGGTTTTACAAGGCGAAATTCGACGGCGTGGACGCGACGCAGGCCAATTTCTTTCAGGCTGACTTTTCGAGGGCGCTCGTGAGCCGAACGAAGTTCGTGAAGGCAAACCTCTACGAGTCGAATTTCACCGCTGCGCAAGGCAAGGACGCCGATTTCAACGGCGCAAACTTGAAACAATCCACCCTGGAGCGTGGCGCGTGA